The following are encoded together in the Cynocephalus volans isolate mCynVol1 chromosome 4, mCynVol1.pri, whole genome shotgun sequence genome:
- the LOC134377378 gene encoding alpha-ketoglutarate dehydrogenase component 4-like, whose amino-acid sequence MGSKMASASRVVQVVKPHTPLIRFPDRRDNPKPNVSEALRSTGVPSHSAISQHSKGSKSPDLLMHQGPPDTAELLKSLPQKYRRKLVSQEEIEFIQRGGPE is encoded by the coding sequence ATGGGCAGCAAAATGGCGTCTGCCAGCAGGGTCGTGCAGGTAGTCAAGCCACATACTCCATTAATAAGGTTCCCTGACAGAAGAGACAATCCTAAACCCAATGTATCAGAAGCTTTGAGATCAACAGGGGTACCATCTCATTCTGCAATTTCACAGCATTCTAAGGGAAGTAAATCACCAGATTTGCTGATGCATCAAGGTCCACCAGACACTGCAGAATTACTAAAATCATTACCTCAGAAATACAGAAGGAAACTTGTGTctcaagaagaaattgaatttatcCAACGTGGAGGTCCAGAATAA